Part of the Halostella litorea genome is shown below.
CGCTCTCGGCGACCAGCGTCACGCCCTCGGGCGCGTCCGGGGCGACGCGCTCAAACGTCCCGAGGTCGACCTCCAGCGCGGCCAGGTCGCGGTTGTTCACGCCCACGACGTCGGCCCCGGCCTCGACTGCACGGGCCAGTTCCTCGCGGGTGTGGACCTCCACGAGCACCTGAAACCCCCGCTCGCGCGCGGCCGAGAGCAGGTCGGCCAGGTCGTCGCCGACGAACCGCGCGATCAGCAGGACCGCGTCGGCCGCGACGGCGTCCAGTTGCGACTCGCGCAGGACGAAGTCCTTCCGGAGCACCGGCACGTCGACGGCCTCGCGGACCGCCCGGAGGTACTCCGGCGACCCGCCGAAGTGGGCCGGTTCGGTCAGCACGGACAGCGCCGCCGCGCCGCCCTCGACCATCGTCGTCGCCAGTTCGACGGGGTCGGCCTCGGCGGTCCCGTCGGTCGTCGGACTCGTCGGCTTCACCTCCGCGATCACCGGCACGCGCCCGT
Proteins encoded:
- the trpC gene encoding indole-3-glycerol phosphate synthase translates to MNADEVAPAVRSILEAARERGDDGRARVSVDARSLPNALAAAEADGRVPVIAEVKPTSPTTDGTAEADPVELATTMVEGGAAALSVLTEPAHFGGSPEYLRAVREAVDVPVLRKDFVLRESQLDAVAADAVLLIARFVGDDLADLLSAARERGFQVLVEVHTREELARAVEAGADVVGVNNRDLAALEVDLGTFERVAPDAPEGVTLVAESGIGTRADAARMRAAGADGLLIGSAVMDGVRSEDDERAPADIVRANAERLTRPTDH